Part of the Moorella sp. E308F genome, AGAGGCAACTGGTAAAAAGCCAGCAGGCGATAGTCTTTTAAATCGAACATGCGCCCGGCCAGGTAAGCGCTGGCCCAGAGAAGAGCTGCGACCGTAGGAAACGCCAGAATAATCCACAGGGAGATAAAAACCAGGCTGGTGCGTTCAATAAAGGTGCCGGCAAACTCGGCCAGCTGGGTGACACTTAACCCCGGAATTAAAGCATACTTAAGGAGCTCAATTCCTAAAACTCCCTGGCAGGTGGTCAGGACAGTGATTACGACGACCATTACCACCAGGTAACCCCGGCTGGCAGCCTGCCAGGCTTCCCGGGGTTGCTGCAAGAATGGCACCAGGATTAGAAACAAGCTCATTTCTTCGGCATTGCTAATGCGCCAGAAGGCCAGGCGCAGGACCGGCCAGGGTCCTCTGGGTAATATTGGTAAGAAATTGTCAAAGCGAAGATGGGGCAGGACCAGTAAAAAAAGGATCATAATCAACGGTAAAGTGACTATGATGATAATAATGCAGGCGCGCGCCAGGGGTTCCAGGCCCCGGCTGGCTAGGTAGGCTGCCGCAATAAGTAAAGATAAAATGATAACTTCGGCCGGCGTACGCGCCAGCAGGGAATTTTTGATTACATCAGTAGTAACCCGCGTAACGTGGGCCGTCAAAGCAAGCCAGTAAAAAAGTAAACCTAAACTCAGGGGCCAGGCCACCCAGCGGCCGGCAATTTGCCGGCTGAAGCCGAAAAAATCCTGCCGGGGAAACTTCATGGCCAGGCGGGTAAGAATGTATATTGCTCCCAGGCTGAAAAAAGTCTCCAGGGGTGAAACCAGCCACATGTCCACCCCCACCTGATCGGCTATGTCCCTGGCGCCGATTAAGGTCCCAACTTCGATCATTGCGGCTACAGTTAAAAAGAAGGCCTCGCTGGTACCAATTCTTTCTTGCGATAGCATTTAGCTCACCATTCCTGTACCCCTGATGCTTACCTTTACCTGTACAGTAACCGGTAGACTGGGGTATATTTGCCGCCACTGCCCTTTCATAGCTTCCCACTGGTGCGGCCTAACTTTTTCCACCTTGCGACCAAAGCCCAGTACATCAGCCTGGTACTGTTGCTGTAACTTGCCCAGTACCTCCCTGATACGCTCCTCCATTAGTCTGGCCGCCCTGTTTTCCACTTGCTGCAGGTCGCCAGCTGCAAACAACCTGGGATTGCCCATTTTTTCAGCTATTTTACCTTCAACCTTTATTTTTATAGTAAAACTTAATTTATCTTCTTCTATTACAGGCTTTACTTGCGCCTGGAGCTTATTAAATTCTACACTTAATGTTTGCTGTAACTCCGGTACCGGTACTACTAGAATGTCGCAACCTTTAGTTTCCCCGGTGATCCAGAGGGCGGCCTGGGTTTCTTGGGGAGTGAGCCACCCCACCAGCCGTCCTTCGCGAATTACACCGGCACCGCTGACTTCTAATTTTTGCCCTGGAACCATCTTTACCCTTGAAAGTAAGATATCTTGGCCGGCGTTCAGGGCGGCCAGCACTTCAGCTAAAGAATGCTTGACAAAACGGGAAGTCTTAATAACTTGCTGCATCTGTTCATGTAAAAACATGCTGACACTGCGGGCAAATTCGGGACGGGCTTCCATTATACCCCCGGCAGGCCCCTCGGCCAGCAGGACATTAATAGCTAGATAGCTTTCCCGATTGCGGGCCCACCAATCTAATACCGACTTTAAATCACCCCGGCGGGCCAGTTCTTCGCCTATGAGCAGTATTTTTTGGTGGCCAAAGAAAAGGGTCCGTTCCGAACGGGTAGCCGCCTTATTTATGGCCTCGGCAAAGGTAGTTCCAGTCAAAGCCAGACGCCAGGTCGGCATGGTATTCTCATCTTGCCCTTCGCCACCGCCACCACCGCCCCCACCCCTGGTAACCATGCGGCGCAGGATCGGCATTTCCAGGGTAATTTTCCAAAGTTCCGTCACCGCCAAATCACCACCGGCAGCAGCCAGGTCAACTGCCGCCCCCAGCACCAGGGCCCGGCGTTCCAGGTCTTTGTTATCCCAGCAGCCGGCGGTAAATATTATTAATGATAGAAGGAAAACAGCCCGGTACAGGTTCCTCCGGTTCATCGCTTTTTATTACCTCTACCTATGCGCCTGGCTTCCAAAGGCTTGTGATAAACCGGGCGGAGGCGCTCCCTGAAAAGGGCGGCCCGGTAAATACTATCTTTAAGATCCGCTGCTGTCCAGGGTGCCCAGGGTTTAAGATAAGGCACACCGAAGCTTTTTAAAGAAACCATATGGGTAAGGATTAGCATTAACCCTAAAATAACACCATAAAGGCCAAAAATTGCCGCCATGATCATTAAAAAGAAACGCAAGATCCGTAAGGAGATAGCGGCGTCATAACTGGGAACGACAAACCCGGCTATAGCTGTCAGCGCCACAACAATTACCATGGCCGAGCTGACAATACCCGCCTGGACCGCCGCCTGGCCCAAAATAAGCGCCCCAACAACACCCAGGGTTTCCCCCAGAGGACCTGGCAGGCGGATACCCGCTTCCCGCAACAGTTCCAGGACGCTTTCCATGATAAAGGCCTCGATAATAGTTGGAAAAGGTAGACCTTCACGACCGGCGCCGATGGAAATGGCCAGGGAGGTAGGGATCATTTCCGGCGTAAAGGATACCATGGCAATGTAGAAGGACGGTAGCAGCAGGGCCAGGAAAGAGCCGACAAAACGCAAGGTGCGAATCAGGACGGCAATAAACCAGCGGTGGTAATGATCTTCCGGGCTATGCATTAAGGAGTTGAAAGTCGCAGGTACAATCAGGGCAAAAGGTGTATTATCGGTTAGAATAACTACCCGCCCTTCCAGAAGGGCGGCGGCAGCTTCATCGGGCCTTTCGGTGTTCTGGATCTGGGCAAAGGGGGAATACCATTTATCCTCGATAAACTGCTCGATATAGGCGCTTTCAAGGATACCATCGATATCGATTACGTTGAGGCGCTGCTCCACTTCAGTGATCAACCCGGGGTTAGCTATACCCTCAATGTACATTAAACCAACTGTCGTCTGGCTGCGCCGGCCTAAAAAATAAGTCTTTAATTTAAGCTGGGGGTCCCGCAGGCGGCGCCGCAAGAGGGCCGTATTGGTCCGCAGGCAATCAGAAAAACCCTCCCGGGAACCCCTGATCAAGGCTTCGGTAGGCGGCTCTTCCACCCCCCGGTATTCCCACCCACAAACCTCAATAGCCAGGGCCCGTTTGATACCATCCAGGAAAAATAAAGCAAAGCCGCTCAGGATACAGCGTGCCGCTTCCCGGAATTCAAGGATTTCCCGCACATTGGCTACAGTTAAAAGGGAGTCCCTGACCTGGCGGTAGAGTTCATAAGGTGCCCCCGTCAATACTGGCATCGCCTGGGGCCCTTCCAGGAGGATTGACTTCATAATCTGATCATTGACTAGATCATTATTTACCAGCCCGTCGACATAAACAAGAGCCGCCTGATGCCCCATAACCCCGCCAATTCGCATCCGCCTGAAGACAACATCCTGGCAGTCGGCAAAAATGGCTTGTAAAGTTTCTAGATTAACCGCCAAACTATATTGCAACGGCAGTGCTGCCGCTTGCCCTTCATCGACCAGGGGAACGGCCTTATTCCTATGTCCCAGGTAACGCCAGGATTTATTAGCCACCAGGATTTCTCCTCCTTTAAATGCTATTTTTATCTTGCCTGGAAAAATAGTAAAATATAACCTGGAAAGCTCAGCGATACCTGTTTTAGAAAGTTAAAGAAAAGTTATAGCAAACTACCGAGAAGTCATATGGATATTTTCCAGCGTAAAGAAAAAAGCTGCATTGACTTCACCCGATTTTTGGGTTATAATAAATTTTGCTGTCGGGATGTAGCTCAGCTTGGCTTAGAGCGCACGGTTCGGGACCGTGAGGTCGCTGGTTCGAATCCAGTCATCCCGACCATTGTTTTCGAAAGATAAAAGGCCTATCTCATCAAGAGATGGGCCTTTTTATTTTTAGGTCATCACTATTTGAGGCGGCCGACATAGGATATATTGAAACCAATCAAGGAGGGGAAGTTACATGGGCGGCCTCACCCTGGATAGACGTTTTGCTTTCATCCTTTTCCTCATCCTCATCCTGCTGTTCTTCGGTGACAATTAAACAATTAAATTTTAGTCCGGGGCCGGGGCAACCCGGCCCTTTTGTTACACCAGGCCGGGGAAAGCAAGCTGGCGCAGGGCTTCGTAGAGGACCAGGGCGACGGTATTGGCTAGATTAAGGGAGCGAAGCCCCGGGCGCATGGGGATACGCAATACCCTCTCCCCCGCCGGCTCCAGGATGGAGGCCGGCAGGCCCCGGGTTTCGGGGCCAAAAACGAGAAAGTCCCCCGGACGATAATTGACATCCGTATAATAGCGATGGCCCCTGGTCGACAGGTAGTAACAGGTGGCCTGGGGGTAGGTTTCCAGGAAAGACTGCCAGCTGTTGTGTTCATGGATAGTTACTTCATCCCAGTAATCCAGACCGGCGCGTTTCAAGTGCTTCTCATCCAGGCGAAAACCCAGAGGATGGATTAAGTGCAAAACCGTCCCCGTAGCCGCGCAGGTACGGGCAATATTGCCGGTATTCTGGGGGATTTCCGGCTGGTAGAGGACAACGTGCAGCGGCAAGGTAACCCAATCTCCTTTGTAAATGTCTTTCATGCTTCACGGGCGGTATCCAGCCCGAGTGGAGAGATTTTCTTAAACTATAGTAACTCCGTATGATAATCCACCAGCTCAATATCCCCTTGCGCCTCCAAAAAGTCCAGGATCGCGGCCATGACCTGGTCGGCATGGCTGCCGGCGGTGCTGACGCAGGCAATGCCCACCTCGGCTTCCTGGTGGCTGTCGTGACGCCCTACTTCGGCGGCGGCGACGTTAAAGCGGTTGTGCAAACGTGTGAGTAAACTCTTTAATACCCGCCGTTTATCCTTTAAACTCCTTGCCCCGGCAATACGCAAGGTTGCCTGGCTTACCCCAATTACCATCAGGGTTCATCCCCTTCCCCGGGTTCACATTCCGGCCTGCTTCTGTTATATTATAATGGATTATAGCCTTTGGGAAAGGAGGAAATACCGTGGGCCAGAATTTAGCCCAGAAAATAATCAGCCAGCACCTGGTGGCCGGCAGGATGGTGCCGGGGGAGGAAGTCGCCATCCGCATCGACCAGACCCTGACCCAGGATGCCACCGGCACCATGGCCTACCTGCAGCTGGAAGCCATGGGCATCCCCCGGGTGCGGACCAAACTTTCTGTCAGCTATGTCGACCATAATACCCTCCAGACCGGCTTTGAAAACGCCGATGACCACCTTTTCCTGCAGAGCATAGCCGCTAAATACGGCATTATCTTTTCCCGCCCCGGTAACGGCATCTGCCATCAGGTTCACCTGGAGCGCTTTGCCGTCCCGGGGACAACCCTCCTGGGCTCCGACAGCCATACCCCTACCGCCGGCGGGGTGGGCGCCCTGGCTATAGGTGCCGGTGGCCTCGATGTCGCCGTGGCCATGGCCGGGGGACCTTTTTATTTTAACATGCCGGCCGTGATCCGTGTCAATTTACACGGCCGTTTGTCCCCCTGGGTCAGCGCCAAGGATATTATCCTGGAGGTTTTGCGTCGCCTGACGGTCAAAGGCGGGGTAGGTAAAATCATCGAATACGGCGGGGATGGTGTCGCCACCCTTTCCGTACCGGAACGCGCCACCATTACCAATATGGGCGCCGAACTGGGCGCCACCACCTCCATCTTTCCCAGCGACGAGGTTACCCGGTCCTTCCTGGCCGCCCAGGGACGGCCTGATGACTGGGTGGAATTGCTGCCGGATGCCGATGCTACTTACGAGCAGGTCATTGACATCGACCTGGGAAGCCTGGAACCCCTGGTGGCCAGGCCCCACATGCCGGATAACGTGGCCACCGTCCGGGAAGTTGGCCCCATTAAAGTCAACCAGGTGGCCATAGGCAGCTGCACCAATTCTTCTTATACCGATCTCATGCGCGTGGCGGCCATCCTTAAAGGCAAGCGCGTCCACCCGGATGTCAGCCTGGTCATTGCCCCCGGTTCCCGCCAGGTCTTGCGTATGCTGGCGCAGAACGGCGCCCTGGCCGACCTGGTCACGGCGGGTGCCCGGATCCTTGAGTGCGCCTGCGGCCCCTGTATTGGTATGGGACAGGCCCCTCCTTCGGGCGGCGTTTCGGTGCGTACCTTCAACCGCAACTTCCAGGGTCGCAGCGGTACCGCTGACGCATTAGTCTACCTGGCCAGCCCGGAGGTTGCTGCCGCGACGGCTATCAACGGCTACTTAAGCGATCCCCGGGAACTGGGTGACCCCATCAATATAACTTTACCGGCGAGCTTCCCCGTCGACGACGGCATGTTTATCTTCCCGCCGGAGGATGGTGCGCAGGTGGAGATCCGGCGCGGGCCCAACATCAAACCGCTGCCCTTACCCCAGCCGCCGGACCCGATGATCGAAGCGCCGGTAATCTTAAAGACGGGCGATAATATTACCACTGACCATATTTCACCGGCCGGGGCCAAATACCTGCCCCTGCGTTCCAATATTCCCGCTCTGGCCGAGCACGCTTTCGAAGGGGTGGACCCCACCTTTGCCCGGCGGGCCAGGGAAGCCGGGCGGGGAATTATTCTCGGCGGGCAAAACTACGGCCAGGGTTCCAGCCGCGAGCATGCCGCCCTCTGCCCCATGTACCTGGGCATCAAGGCCGTCATCGCCAAATCCTTTGCCCGGATCCACCGCAGTAACCTGGTGAATTTCGGCATCCTGCCCCTAACCTTTGCCGACCCGGCCGATTATGACCGCATTGAAGCGGGTGATAGGCTGATCATTGATTTGCACGCCGGCCTGGAGCAGGATGAAATCGCCGTTACCAACGTTACCAGGGGCTTTACCTTTAAAGTACGCCACGGCCTTTCCCCCCGCCAGCAGGCAATCATTTTAGCCGGCGGGCTATTAAATTACACCAGGCAACAGGCAGCGAAGTAAATACCCCGGTGACATTTAACGGTTAATGGGGCTAGACCTGGTAGTATTTTACCGGTCTAGCCTTATTCTTTGTATGAAACTGCGCCTCTATTGCCTGCTT contains:
- a CDS encoding GerAB/ArcD/ProY family transporter, whose translation is MLSQERIGTSEAFFLTVAAMIEVGTLIGARDIADQVGVDMWLVSPLETFFSLGAIYILTRLAMKFPRQDFFGFSRQIAGRWVAWPLSLGLLFYWLALTAHVTRVTTDVIKNSLLARTPAEVIILSLLIAAAYLASRGLEPLARACIIIIIVTLPLIMILFLLVLPHLRFDNFLPILPRGPWPVLRLAFWRISNAEEMSLFLILVPFLQQPREAWQAASRGYLVVMVVVITVLTTCQGVLGIELLKYALIPGLSVTQLAEFAGTFIERTSLVFISLWIILAFPTVAALLWASAYLAGRMFDLKDYRLLAFYQLPLVYFLARHPGNNLEVKSFFFFLQPLGFAYLLIIPAILYLIASIRFPPAGSS
- a CDS encoding Ger(x)C family spore germination protein; the encoded protein is MNRRNLYRAVFLLSLIIFTAGCWDNKDLERRALVLGAAVDLAAAGGDLAVTELWKITLEMPILRRMVTRGGGGGGGGEGQDENTMPTWRLALTGTTFAEAINKAATRSERTLFFGHQKILLIGEELARRGDLKSVLDWWARNRESYLAINVLLAEGPAGGIMEARPEFARSVSMFLHEQMQQVIKTSRFVKHSLAEVLAALNAGQDILLSRVKMVPGQKLEVSGAGVIREGRLVGWLTPQETQAALWITGETKGCDILVVPVPELQQTLSVEFNKLQAQVKPVIEEDKLSFTIKIKVEGKIAEKMGNPRLFAAGDLQQVENRAARLMEERIREVLGKLQQQYQADVLGFGRKVEKVRPHQWEAMKGQWRQIYPSLPVTVQVKVSIRGTGMVS
- a CDS encoding spore germination protein; translation: MANKSWRYLGHRNKAVPLVDEGQAAALPLQYSLAVNLETLQAIFADCQDVVFRRMRIGGVMGHQAALVYVDGLVNNDLVNDQIMKSILLEGPQAMPVLTGAPYELYRQVRDSLLTVANVREILEFREAARCILSGFALFFLDGIKRALAIEVCGWEYRGVEEPPTEALIRGSREGFSDCLRTNTALLRRRLRDPQLKLKTYFLGRRSQTTVGLMYIEGIANPGLITEVEQRLNVIDIDGILESAYIEQFIEDKWYSPFAQIQNTERPDEAAAALLEGRVVILTDNTPFALIVPATFNSLMHSPEDHYHRWFIAVLIRTLRFVGSFLALLLPSFYIAMVSFTPEMIPTSLAISIGAGREGLPFPTIIEAFIMESVLELLREAGIRLPGPLGETLGVVGALILGQAAVQAGIVSSAMVIVVALTAIAGFVVPSYDAAISLRILRFFLMIMAAIFGLYGVILGLMLILTHMVSLKSFGVPYLKPWAPWTAADLKDSIYRAALFRERLRPVYHKPLEARRIGRGNKKR
- the trmL gene encoding tRNA (uridine(34)/cytosine(34)/5-carboxymethylaminomethyluridine(34)-2'-O)-methyltransferase TrmL; amino-acid sequence: MKDIYKGDWVTLPLHVVLYQPEIPQNTGNIARTCAATGTVLHLIHPLGFRLDEKHLKRAGLDYWDEVTIHEHNSWQSFLETYPQATCYYLSTRGHRYYTDVNYRPGDFLVFGPETRGLPASILEPAGERVLRIPMRPGLRSLNLANTVALVLYEALRQLAFPGLV
- a CDS encoding DUF503 domain-containing protein yields the protein MVIGVSQATLRIAGARSLKDKRRVLKSLLTRLHNRFNVAAAEVGRHDSHQEAEVGIACVSTAGSHADQVMAAILDFLEAQGDIELVDYHTELL
- a CDS encoding aconitate hydratase, whose protein sequence is MGQNLAQKIISQHLVAGRMVPGEEVAIRIDQTLTQDATGTMAYLQLEAMGIPRVRTKLSVSYVDHNTLQTGFENADDHLFLQSIAAKYGIIFSRPGNGICHQVHLERFAVPGTTLLGSDSHTPTAGGVGALAIGAGGLDVAVAMAGGPFYFNMPAVIRVNLHGRLSPWVSAKDIILEVLRRLTVKGGVGKIIEYGGDGVATLSVPERATITNMGAELGATTSIFPSDEVTRSFLAAQGRPDDWVELLPDADATYEQVIDIDLGSLEPLVARPHMPDNVATVREVGPIKVNQVAIGSCTNSSYTDLMRVAAILKGKRVHPDVSLVIAPGSRQVLRMLAQNGALADLVTAGARILECACGPCIGMGQAPPSGGVSVRTFNRNFQGRSGTADALVYLASPEVAAATAINGYLSDPRELGDPINITLPASFPVDDGMFIFPPEDGAQVEIRRGPNIKPLPLPQPPDPMIEAPVILKTGDNITTDHISPAGAKYLPLRSNIPALAEHAFEGVDPTFARRAREAGRGIILGGQNYGQGSSREHAALCPMYLGIKAVIAKSFARIHRSNLVNFGILPLTFADPADYDRIEAGDRLIIDLHAGLEQDEIAVTNVTRGFTFKVRHGLSPRQQAIILAGGLLNYTRQQAAK